In Fusarium falciforme chromosome 10, complete sequence, a single genomic region encodes these proteins:
- a CDS encoding NmrA domain-containing protein, with protein sequence MTNKIITVVGITGIQGASVADVFLQEAGWHVRGITRNPAKPESQKWAAKGVELVKADLNDAASLKAAFAGSTVVFGVTDFWGIVGDPEIQKRAQESGRPVNVLAYDLEVQQGRNIVDAVFATLETLDRFVLSTLSATTKWSKGKYTHNYHFDAKWEAVEYLKATYPALEKKTSYLQVALYLSNWKASQLARPSKASLTPPPQHTAIRQPDNTFIWSAPGNPDTPVAQVDARHDTGLFVKGLTQVGPGKNLLGASGFLSWNEFAALWGKVHGVQCRFQRLDRAVLENAIPGGVGEELADMYEYIGDFGYHGGDPSVIFPADLGVDVPFTTLEEFIKKEDWSEVL encoded by the exons ATGACGAACAAGATTATCACGGTGGTCGGTATCACCGGAATCCAG GGCGCCTCTGTTGCCGATGTGTTCCTCCAGGAGGCAGGTTGGCACGTCCGTGGCATTACACGCAATCCGGCCAAGCCAGAGAGTCAGAAATGGGCTGCTAAAGGTGTCGAACTCGTCAAAGCGGACTTGAACGACGCTGCCTCCCTGAAAGCCGCATTTGCGGGATCAACTGTGGTATTTGGAGTCACCGACTTCTGGGGAATCGTCGGCGATCCAGAGATCCAAAAGCGAGCTCAAGAGTCTGGCCGCCCAGTCAATGTGCTGGCTTACGACCTCGAAGTGCAGCAAGGTCGCAATATTGTTGACGCAGTCTTTGCGACTCTGGAGACCCTCGACAGATTCGTGCTCTCGACGCTCTCTGCCACCACGAAGTGGAGCAAGGGAAAGTATACGCACAACTATCACTTTGATGCCAAATGGGAAGCTGTCGAGTACCTGAAGGCTACATACCCGGCCCTGGAGAAAAAAACGTCGTATTTGCAGGTAGCCTTGTATCTTTCAAACTGGAAAGCTTCTCAGCTGGCGAGGCCCAGCAAGGCAAGTCTTACCCCCCCACCCCAACACACTGCCATACGT CAACCCGATAATACATTCATCTGGAGTGCCCCAGGAAACCCTGACACCCCAGTCGCGCAAGTTGATGCGCGCCACGACACTG GCCTGTTCGTTAAGGGTCTCACCCAGGTTGGTCCTGGGAAAAACCTTCTGGGTGCTTCAGGCTTTTTGAGTTGGAATGAGTTCGCCGCTCTGTGGGGCAAAGTCCATGGCGTGCAATGCCGCTTCCAGCGTCTTGACAGGGCGGTTCTCGAAAACGCGATTCCCGGAGGCGTTGGGGAGGAACTGGCCGACATGTACGAATACATCGGAGACTTTGGATATCACGGTGGTGACCCGAGTGTTATTTTCCCCGCCGAC CTGGGAGTGGACGTTCCATTCACCACTCTTGAGGAGttcatcaagaaggaagaTTGGTCTGAAGTGCTTTAA